ATTACGTGGATCTTGAGATGGATCTATAAATTAAACCTCCAAGGGCTTCGGGATCAATATTAACAAACGAATAAAAGTTAAATGGGATAATATCTATCCTGAAAGGATAGTATATGAATAACCCTGGGTGACGCTTGCGAACCCAGGGTAAACAGCGAATATAAAATCACAACCCTGAAAGGGTTGAACTAAAATCACTGATCAGGCATATTAGTATTTAAAATAATGGAGGGATTTATGGGTACTTACTCACAATTACTATATCAAATAGTTTTTAGCACCAAAAACCGACAGCCGATTTTAAAAAAAGAAAACCGGAAAGAACTTTTTAAATATATCTGTGGCATTCTGAACAACAAAAATTGTCATCTATATCGTATAAACGGGGTATCAGATCATATTCACATTATTACTCATATTCACCCTACAGAGTCAGTTTCAGACATAGTTAAAGTTGTTAAGATTTCAAGCGGAAACTTTATAAAGAGTGAGAAACTGTTTACAGAATTTGAGGGGTGGCAAGATGGTTACGGCGCATTTACTTATAAAATTACCGCTCTTGATCGTTTAATTGAGTACGTAAAAAATCAGGAAAAACATCATAAAAATGTAAGCTATAAAGAAGAATTCATTTCTCTTTTAGAAGAGCATAAAATTAAGTTTGATGAGCGATATTTAATTTAAAATTTGTCATTAAACCCCTTCAGGGTTTTCAACTCTTTTTTGATGACTTTTACCACGGGTTAAAACCCGTGGCTATTCACATAAAACCCCATTCGGGGTTTATTAATCCAAAAATGTAACATAGTCTAACCCCAACCTTCCAAGGGTTCCGAACCCTTGGAGGGTTTTTGACTATGAAATAGGTAAAATTTGTAAAAAGTGTGCTTCCAACGCGATTCTTTAGGATATTGCGGGTCGAAATCCAAAACCAATAAGTTGACTCTATGAAATATTCGTTACGAACCATTACATCTCTTTTTGTTTTCTTGATGGCCGGTTTCCTGGTTCAGGATGCACAGGCTCAACAGGAAGCTAATTTTGAACTTGCCGAACGCTTTACGGCAGACAACATGCAAAAAATGACCGGCTCCGCCTTCCTCCGGGCAAACTGGCTCGAAGATAAAGACCAATTCTGGTACGAGTGGGAAGACGGTGAAGGTAAACGCTGGATGTTTGTGGATGCATCACGCCAAAACATCCGCCCACTTTTTGACCGCGAAAATATGTCTGCTCAACTTTCAGAAGAGTTTAACCGGGGGTTCGATGCCAAAAACCTTGACTTGAAAGAGTTTGATTACGATACCGATCGTGAGCTCTTCACATTTCACGTCGACAGTATTGAGTTCAAATACCACATCGATCGAAATTTACTAGAGAAAGGTGACTCCTTAGAAGCCGAAGAACGTGAGCGATGGGCAACGTACTCGCCGGACAGTACCTACATCGCTTTTGCGCGAGAACATGACCTCTATATCATGGAAACCGATGACCCCGACAGTACGGAGATTCGTCTGACCGAAGATGGTGAACGCTGGTACAGTTTTCAGGCCGATCACGGCGATACCACATCAACAGAACGTCTCAGAGCCCGTGTGAATTGGTTCGAAGATTCGGAAAAACTCTACGTAAAACGTCAGGATTGGCGCGAAGTGGATGAACTGTGGGTCATCAACAATGTAAAATCCAGGCCCGAACTGGAGACATACAAATACAACATGCCCGGTGAGGACAATCACTATCAGGATGAAATTCTTGTCTTTGATATAGAATCGCAGGAACATGTACGCCTCGACACCGACAAATGGCCCGATCAATCACTGGGCGGCGTCTATTTCAGCAACGGCGGAATCTATACGACAGAAACATCTTCAGACCATATGTATATTCTGCGCCGGAACCGTACTTGGGATGAAGTGGACGTGGTAAAAGCCAACACCAATACGGGAGAAACTGAAGTTCTATGGAGTGAAAAAAGTGAACCTTACTTCAACGTAATGAACTCTTATTTGGGTATCATCAACGATGGCGAAGAGTTTATATGGCTGAGTGAACGTACCGGATGGGGACAGCTCTACCGTTACGACAGCGAAGGAAACCTGCAAAACCGAATTACTGACGGACACTTTATGGTTACGGATGTAGCCGCCGTCGATACCACAGGTCAGACCGTTTATTTCGAAGGTTTTGGGAAAGAGGAAGATCGAAATCCTAATCATGCACACTACTATAAAGTCAGCTTTGACGGTTCAGGGCAGCAATTGGTAACTCCGGAAAATGCAAACCACAGTTTCAGCATCAGCGACAGCCGGTCTTACTTTGTTCACAACGCATCGCGTCCCGATATGCCGACAGAGGCTGTGCTCAGAGATAATCGCGGTCGTGAGGTATTGCAGCTGGAGGAAGTAGATCTGACCCGATTAAATGAAGCCGGATTTAATATGCCGGAGCAGTTTTCTGTGAAAGCGAAAGATGGCTATACCGATCTTTATGGCGTAATGTGGAAACCGGCCGATTTTGATCCCGAGAAGAAGTATCCGATTATTTCTTACGTCTACCCCGGCCCTCAGGTTGAACCTTTTCCACGAAGTTTCTCTGTTACAGGCACTGCTGCACGGGCACACTCCCTGGCACAGGTTGGATTTGTGGTTGTAGCGATGGGTAACCGTGGCGGAAGTCCTCTTCGTGAAAAATGGTACCACAACTACGGATATAACAACCTTCGTGACTACGCTCTGGATGACAACCGCTATGGCATTGAGCAGCTTGCCGGGCGCCACTCCTACATCGATCTGGATAAAGTGGGAATTTACGGTCACTCTGGCGGTGGCTTCATGAGTACCGCGGCACTACTTTCCTACCCGGACTTCTATAAAGTTGCCGTATCCTCTGCCGGAAACCACGATAACAATATCTACAACATCTGGTGGAGTGAATTTCACCACGGAGTGGACGCCAAAACCGATTCGGTTACCGTAGAAAATGAGAACGGCGAAGAGGTAAAAGAGGAGCGCACAACATTTTCATCCGAAATACCATCGAATGCCGAGCTGGCTGACAACCTTCAGGGACGACTGCTTTTGGTTCACGGTGCTATCGACAATAATGTTCATCCGGCTCACACCTACAGGGTAGCCGAAGAACTGCTAAAAGCCGGCAAACGATTTGATATGATGATCTTCCCGGAAGCTCGTCACGGTTTCGGTAGATACTCCGACTATTTTGAACGAATGCTGTGGGACTATTTTGCCGAGCATCTCCTTGGCTACTATCCCGAGGATGTAGACTACAATCTCCCGGATTAATTATTCAATACTTAATCCATTTTAAAGAACGCCTCGTCTTCTTTTGAAGTCGGGGCGTTTTTGTTTGAGATCATCTTTTCTTACTCCATGTTGCCATAGGTATAGTCGGCCTTATCACCTGAACTGAGTGTTCCGGAAGTATACAGAACATCCACCTCATCAAATTCAGCCCAGTCGTCATCATCTCTGTAAGACACACCGCTAACAATTTCAAAATGTCCGCTTCCACGAGTGACTTCAAATCCTACATAAACTCCCACAGCTACTTTTTCAGGCAGTGAAGTGTCGAACATCATCTCTGCTCCGGTATTCACTTCAGCATAGCTGAAATATCCTGCGTCATCCTCGCACTCATCTTCGTAGCAAAAATAGACAATAGTGCTGCCACCGGTTTCAACTTCCATTTTTGAGTCGCCGGTATTCACAATTCGAACGGCCAGACCATTGGGTTCATCTTCGGTTAACTCTTCTTCAATATCATCGGCTGAAGTACTGTTGCTGCAGGCCATTGCTAATGGGAGCAAAGCCATGATGATGAGTAGTAATTTTATTGATTTCATCTTTTTTTATTCTTTTCCAGTTTTGATTTATACCTACTTTGATTGCGCAGATACGGTGAAAAAACTGTCACACGATTTTTCTTCTCCTCTTTTTTAGGGTAAGTACTGTAATTTTTTGAATGGGTCGACACTGTTAAATTCGGCATCCTGATTGATAAATCAGGTACAATGGAACAGATATACCTTAAAATTCAATTGTATATATGAAAGGAAACAAGTAAACATTTAAAAGAATATTTCAATGAAGAAATTGACCTTTAATAACGGTGACAAAATTGACGCAATTGGATTGGGTACATGGAAATCTGATCCCGGCAAAGTGGGTGAGGCGGTAAAAGCAGCTCTCAAAGTTGGGTATCGTCATATCGATTGCGCTGCAGTTTATGGAAATGAAAAAGAAGTTGGATCAGCGCTCAAAGAAAGCTTTTCTGCATATGATATAAATCGTGAGGATGTATGGATCACATCCAAACTATGGAATACGGCGCATAAACCCGAAGACGTAAAGCCTGCTCTAAAACAGACTCTCTCTGATCTTCAATTGGAAACTCTCGATCTTTATTTAATTCACTGGCCAATCGCGTTTAAACCTATCCTTGAGGGTTTTCCCCAGAGTGACAGCGATTATCTCTCACTTGATGAAGTGCCGCTTATTGAGACATGGGAAGCTATGCTCGAAGCGAAAAATGAGGGACTGATAAAACACGCGGGTGTATCAAATTTTAGTATCAAAAAACTGAAAGATCTCAGTTCAAAAACTGATCATGCACCGGAGATGAATCAGATAGAACTGCACCCTTACCTGCAGCAATGGGATATGCTCGACTACTGCAGCGACAACAATATTTTGGTTACGGCCTACTCTCCGCTTGGCAGCAGTGACCGTCCGGATGTTTTAAAAGCGGATGATGAACCTTCATTGCTCGAAAATGAGGTAATCCACAATATCGCCAACAAGCACGATGCAACTCCCGCGCAGGTGCTTATAAAATGGGCTGTTGAAAGAGATACAACCGTGATTCCAAAATCAACCAACGCCGGCAGAATTGAGGAAAACCTGAAAAGTGCTGAGCTGAACCTGGATGATGAGGACATGTCAAAGATTAAATCTCTGGATATTCCTTACCGTTACCTCGATGGGAAAGTGTTTGAAACGGAAAGCGATATGTACCGCGATATTTTTGATGAGCAGGGCTAAATGCGATCAACATTCTCTTAACATCTGAATAAAATGTAAGCCTGAATTCGTGAATCACCCGGATTCAGGCTTTCTAAATAGTCGTAGTTCAGGGTTCATTATTTTTTGCTCCTTTTTGGTTTTAACCCCCCATAAAACTACATTAAGCTATTAATTAAGTATTCCCACACATTTAGTGGCTTCTACTTTTCAAGAGAGATGAAGTTGTATCCTGCGACGAGCTAACCTTATTTGTTTAATTATCAACCTAAAGTTGAGATTGTTTAAGCAGCTGATTCATTACAATCAGCCATATCTTGATTTCCAGGGTTAAGTCCGGGGTATTGCAACGTATGTTTAAAAGAATTTCATCATTAGCGCTCATACTTTCTTTCCTAAGCGGGACTCTCTACGGTCAGATTGATCATGATGAAACCGGCTCAGTTCATCTCATAGGCAGTCAATCACCTGAATACATCTCAGAACAGTGGACGACCAAAAACGGTCTGCCCATCAATCATGTAAACCAGGTTTATCAAACTCCGGATGGTTTTATCTGGCTCGCCACGTTTACCGGGCTTTTACGCTTTGATGGAGTGACGTTCAAAGAGTTCAATTCGGGGAATACACCGGCTCTTCCATCCAATCGTATCATCGCCATTCAACCCGGTGCAGGAAACTCATTCTGGATCAATTCTGAGCAGGGGCATCTAATTCTTTATGAAAACGGGGAATTCACCTCTTTTGATGAGCGTCTATCATCTGATCTGACCTCAGGATCGGTTAACAACAGAATATTTATTCAACAGGATGGCCTGCAAACGTGGATCGCGACAAAAAACGGACTTTTTCTGTACCGTAAAAATGAGATTTCCTCCTTCAAGCCCGAAATTTTTAAGAATAAATCAATTACGGCACTGCATTTAAGCCGAGATAATCACATTCTGATTCACGACAGCGACGGATATCTTTGGACAATTGGAACCGAACGAGAAATCGTAGAGTCAATTAAAACACCCGGAATATCTGGAGCAAGTCATATATTTGAGAATCAGGAAGGCTCAGTTTGGGTAACAAGAAATGAGATCGCGAGAATTGACAGTAATGGCTATCAAACCATCTCTACACCGGATGATTTCAAGAAAGACTGGGATCAACTTCATCCTTACTACCTAAGCATTAAGGAAGTTAATGAGGGGCAGCTTTTTGTGATGAGTCTCAATGGTTTGCTGGAAATTGAGGACAACACTCTGACCCCCGTAGATTTTATTGATTATCAAAGTTACGGCTCACTGCCTGAATTTTTGGGGCACTCATTCACAAAATGTCCTGACTCTTCGGTTTGGACGATCGTTGAAAATCGAGTTTATAAAAATGGAGAGCTTGAATTCCGGACCGGAGCCAACGGAAAGACCATCTACTGTGATCGGGAAGATAACCTTTGGGTATCGACGATGAGAGATGGGTTATTTCGCTATCGAAAATCGATATTCCAAAACATTACATTTGAGCATACAAACAACATTTTCTACGGTGTTTTTTCTGATTCCTACAACACCTTATGGGCTGGCGGGTTCTTTTCTGATCTCACGCAAATAGACATAAGTGGACAAATTTTTGATGTCGTAAACCGTAAAAATGAGGGTACCACAGCTACTTTTTTTGAATCATCCGATGGAACTATCTGGAATGGATATCACTATTGTAAACCGGAAAACCGTACGGAAGCCGGTGCCTGCCTTGATTTTGAACGAGTGGATGAGCTTCTGGGCAAGAATGTATTCACCGTTCTGGAAGATAGTAATAATAGAATGTGGTTTGGCACCAACGAGGGATTATTCAGGCTGGAAAATGGTGAAATTAAACCCATTCCTGCCTTTCATAGAAATGTGTATCATCTTGTACGCTATTTGATTGAAACTGATGATGGCACTATTTGGATGGCGACAAACGGGAATGGCGTTCTCCGATACAAAGATGATCTGTTCGAAGCATTTTCCGTTGATCAGGGCTTGTCCAGCAATAATATCAGAGCGCTGGTTGCCGACAGCCTGGGATATATCTGGATAGTATCTGAAGATCGTGGTCTAAACCGGCTAAACCTGGAAACCGGAGAAATCAAGGTCATACGCAAAGCGGATGGACTATTTGATGATGGCCTGCATAACATGATTCCCGATGATCGCGGCCGGATGTGGATCAGTACAAACCGGGGTATTTTTTGGGTTCCGTTAAAGCAGCTGCACGATTTTGCTGATGGAAAACGATCAGAAGTTCAATCCGTTTCTTATAACGACCGTGATGGAATGCTCAACCGTGAAGCAAATGGCGGTTTTCAAAACACCGGCTTTAAATCGGAAGATGGCAGACTCTATTTTACAACCCAGGAAGGGATTGTCATGATCGATCCCGATCAAATCGACTTAAATTACCCGGTACCTGATGTGATTATCGAGGAGATTATCAGTGATAACA
This portion of the Rhodohalobacter barkolensis genome encodes:
- the tnpA gene encoding IS200/IS605 family transposase, with the translated sequence MGTYSQLLYQIVFSTKNRQPILKKENRKELFKYICGILNNKNCHLYRINGVSDHIHIITHIHPTESVSDIVKVVKISSGNFIKSEKLFTEFEGWQDGYGAFTYKITALDRLIEYVKNQEKHHKNVSYKEEFISLLEEHKIKFDERYLI
- a CDS encoding S9 family peptidase, translating into MKYSLRTITSLFVFLMAGFLVQDAQAQQEANFELAERFTADNMQKMTGSAFLRANWLEDKDQFWYEWEDGEGKRWMFVDASRQNIRPLFDRENMSAQLSEEFNRGFDAKNLDLKEFDYDTDRELFTFHVDSIEFKYHIDRNLLEKGDSLEAEERERWATYSPDSTYIAFAREHDLYIMETDDPDSTEIRLTEDGERWYSFQADHGDTTSTERLRARVNWFEDSEKLYVKRQDWREVDELWVINNVKSRPELETYKYNMPGEDNHYQDEILVFDIESQEHVRLDTDKWPDQSLGGVYFSNGGIYTTETSSDHMYILRRNRTWDEVDVVKANTNTGETEVLWSEKSEPYFNVMNSYLGIINDGEEFIWLSERTGWGQLYRYDSEGNLQNRITDGHFMVTDVAAVDTTGQTVYFEGFGKEEDRNPNHAHYYKVSFDGSGQQLVTPENANHSFSISDSRSYFVHNASRPDMPTEAVLRDNRGREVLQLEEVDLTRLNEAGFNMPEQFSVKAKDGYTDLYGVMWKPADFDPEKKYPIISYVYPGPQVEPFPRSFSVTGTAARAHSLAQVGFVVVAMGNRGGSPLREKWYHNYGYNNLRDYALDDNRYGIEQLAGRHSYIDLDKVGIYGHSGGGFMSTAALLSYPDFYKVAVSSAGNHDNNIYNIWWSEFHHGVDAKTDSVTVENENGEEVKEERTTFSSEIPSNAELADNLQGRLLLVHGAIDNNVHPAHTYRVAEELLKAGKRFDMMIFPEARHGFGRYSDYFERMLWDYFAEHLLGYYPEDVDYNLPD
- a CDS encoding aldo/keto reductase, encoding MKKLTFNNGDKIDAIGLGTWKSDPGKVGEAVKAALKVGYRHIDCAAVYGNEKEVGSALKESFSAYDINREDVWITSKLWNTAHKPEDVKPALKQTLSDLQLETLDLYLIHWPIAFKPILEGFPQSDSDYLSLDEVPLIETWEAMLEAKNEGLIKHAGVSNFSIKKLKDLSSKTDHAPEMNQIELHPYLQQWDMLDYCSDNNILVTAYSPLGSSDRPDVLKADDEPSLLENEVIHNIANKHDATPAQVLIKWAVERDTTVIPKSTNAGRIEENLKSAELNLDDEDMSKIKSLDIPYRYLDGKVFETESDMYRDIFDEQG
- a CDS encoding hybrid sensor histidine kinase/response regulator transcription factor; the protein is MFKRISSLALILSFLSGTLYGQIDHDETGSVHLIGSQSPEYISEQWTTKNGLPINHVNQVYQTPDGFIWLATFTGLLRFDGVTFKEFNSGNTPALPSNRIIAIQPGAGNSFWINSEQGHLILYENGEFTSFDERLSSDLTSGSVNNRIFIQQDGLQTWIATKNGLFLYRKNEISSFKPEIFKNKSITALHLSRDNHILIHDSDGYLWTIGTEREIVESIKTPGISGASHIFENQEGSVWVTRNEIARIDSNGYQTISTPDDFKKDWDQLHPYYLSIKEVNEGQLFVMSLNGLLEIEDNTLTPVDFIDYQSYGSLPEFLGHSFTKCPDSSVWTIVENRVYKNGELEFRTGANGKTIYCDREDNLWVSTMRDGLFRYRKSIFQNITFEHTNNIFYGVFSDSYNTLWAGGFFSDLTQIDISGQIFDVVNRKNEGTTATFFESSDGTIWNGYHYCKPENRTEAGACLDFERVDELLGKNVFTVLEDSNNRMWFGTNEGLFRLENGEIKPIPAFHRNVYHLVRYLIETDDGTIWMATNGNGVLRYKDDLFEAFSVDQGLSSNNIRALVADSLGYIWIVSEDRGLNRLNLETGEIKVIRKADGLFDDGLHNMIPDDRGRMWISTNRGIFWVPLKQLHDFADGKRSEVQSVSYNDRDGMLNREANGGFQNTGFKSEDGRLYFTTQEGIVMIDPDQIDLNYPVPDVIIEEIISDNKTGLITSGVTSLKNDQRSFTIKYSAPFFSAPERLRFQYMLEGFDQNWINVDSRREAIYTNVPAGEYQFLVQVDLGENQSRSVAASHAVVISPYFYETAWFPILIILTFGLLIAYGYRLRLRQLIKREAILGKLVERRTEDLRSEKIKTEQQAEQLKILANEKNRFFANISHEFRTPLTLTIGPLTDLKIGKYGGLPPVAKQQIELSLRNARRLLRLVGQLMDLARLEDKKFDLTLQTGNLCRYLKTLSEPFEAAAIQKQIDFRVILPEKPIYVEFDPGHFDKIVANLLSNAFKFTSENGTITLQIISQADQARISVSDTGSGIEPQYIPHLFDRFYQIQKSEMQPGSGIGLSLAKELIELHGGQIRVESEVGVGSVFTLSMPLATANTNGITFRTSSNISSDILEEQAVLDSAEQVVNNDLDDLNDSHNMLKTILIVDDHSDIRAYLKRHLEELYNIIEASSGNEAIALLNQHLPDLVISDVMMSDGDGFSLLSYIRSEPEMDFLPVILLTARAEAEDKLSGLNIGANDYITKPFSIREVLARLKNIFDQQKRLAQQIKNGRPVNGTKIHHDTVSAQSTDQQFLTTVKTVIQEELSDENFTVEELSEKVNQSRSNLHRRLTKLTGETPSALIRRIRLELGAQLLAQNAGTVSEIAYSTGFKNVAHFSRVFKEHYSQTPTEFAQSQEKEMT